One genomic window of Methanosarcina acetivorans C2A includes the following:
- a CDS encoding helix-turn-helix domain-containing protein, producing MSEENRVGSKIRHLREAQDMTVEELAEASQSSVELIQQLENGALVPSLTPLLKIARALGVRLGTFLDDAPQKGPVVVRAGLSENVVRFSGKTEQPKKSALDFYSLASDKADRHMEPFIIDIHSSPEESHKLSSHEGEEFIYVLSGEIEIFYGKDVHRLSVGDSIYYDSIVPHDVHTAGKEDARIMAVVYAPL from the coding sequence ATGTCAGAAGAGAACCGTGTCGGCAGTAAGATACGTCATCTTAGAGAAGCCCAGGATATGACTGTTGAAGAACTGGCTGAAGCCAGTCAGAGCAGCGTGGAGTTAATCCAGCAGTTAGAAAATGGAGCCCTTGTTCCGTCCTTGACCCCTCTTTTAAAAATTGCCCGGGCTTTAGGTGTCCGCCTTGGTACTTTTCTGGACGACGCGCCCCAGAAAGGGCCCGTAGTGGTAAGGGCAGGACTGTCCGAAAACGTAGTTCGTTTTTCCGGGAAGACCGAGCAGCCAAAAAAGAGTGCTCTTGATTTTTATTCCCTTGCCTCGGATAAAGCAGACCGTCATATGGAGCCTTTTATCATCGATATTCACTCTTCCCCTGAAGAAAGCCACAAACTCTCATCTCACGAAGGAGAGGAGTTCATCTATGTCCTTTCCGGAGAAATCGAGATTTTCTACGGCAAGGACGTTCACAGGCTGAGTGTCGGAGACAGCATCTATTATGATTCCATAGTTCCTCATGATGTCCACACAGCAGGAAAAGAGGACGCGAGAATAATGGCTGTAGTCTATGCACCTCTCTGA
- a CDS encoding NADH:flavin oxidoreductase: MIFDPITVCNLELQNRFVRSATHEFMAEKDGTPTSRLGDLYEELAINEVGLIITGYSYVLPGGQSDNLQQAIYDDRFIEPYQKITERVHRYRSKIVIQIVHGGRQADISDEYPVPIAPSVVKNGHSSVVPREMTEQEILDMIEAFTRAAGRAKVAGFDGIQLHCAHGFLLSNFISPYTNRRTDRWGGSVENRARIVTEIIRRIKEDAGDDFPILVKMNATDGFLPGSSKAGLGLDAPECVEIAKILERAGVCAIEVSGGIGEAGGVTIKTAINSPAKEAYFKNYSKMIKAAVNVPVILVGGIRSLSVMECLLENGCADLISMSRVFISEPDFIPKLRSGAVKKARCVSCNLCFDSEGIRCNFEFD, from the coding sequence ATGATTTTTGATCCGATCACAGTCTGTAACCTGGAACTCCAGAACCGCTTTGTGAGGTCCGCAACCCATGAATTTATGGCAGAAAAGGACGGGACCCCCACTTCCAGGCTTGGAGACCTCTATGAAGAGCTTGCAATAAATGAAGTTGGGCTGATCATAACTGGTTATTCTTATGTCCTCCCCGGCGGGCAGAGTGATAATTTGCAGCAGGCCATCTATGATGACCGTTTCATCGAGCCGTACCAAAAGATAACCGAGAGGGTGCACAGGTACAGAAGCAAGATAGTGATCCAGATAGTACATGGAGGACGGCAGGCAGACATCTCGGACGAATATCCTGTTCCGATTGCACCGTCAGTGGTCAAAAACGGGCATTCTTCAGTGGTCCCCAGAGAGATGACAGAACAGGAGATCCTGGACATGATAGAGGCTTTTACCAGGGCAGCTGGGAGGGCAAAGGTGGCAGGTTTTGACGGAATCCAGCTCCACTGTGCCCATGGGTTCCTTTTGAGTAACTTCATCTCTCCTTACACAAACCGGCGGACGGACAGGTGGGGAGGTTCTGTCGAAAACCGGGCAAGGATAGTCACGGAGATAATAAGGCGTATAAAAGAGGATGCAGGGGATGATTTTCCGATTCTTGTGAAAATGAATGCAACGGATGGTTTTCTGCCCGGTTCCTCAAAGGCGGGGCTGGGCCTCGATGCTCCCGAATGTGTGGAAATTGCAAAAATTCTTGAAAGAGCCGGGGTCTGTGCAATAGAGGTCAGCGGAGGGATAGGCGAAGCAGGCGGAGTGACCATAAAAACTGCAATTAACTCACCTGCAAAAGAGGCATATTTCAAAAACTACTCAAAAATGATTAAAGCAGCCGTAAATGTTCCGGTAATCCTGGTGGGCGGCATCCGCTCCCTTTCTGTTATGGAATGCCTGCTTGAAAACGGATGCGCAGATCTGATCTCCATGAGCAGGGTGTTCATCAGCGAACCTGACTTCATCCCCAAACTCAGGTCAGGAGCGGTGAAAAAAGCAAGGTGTGTGTCCTGCAACCTCTGTTTTGACTCGGAGGGGATCAGGTGCAATTTTGAGTTTGATTGA
- a CDS encoding cytochrome c biogenesis protein, which translates to MASNSRKTGVLAVATAGVMLLATYMIFFYLSPIKDEAGEVLSGSFRIFFFHMPIAIISYLAFAVVFAASILYLRDKALKWDIYARSAAEVGTLFAFLVLITGSIWAKDAWGWYWIWDIRLTTSLVLFLVYLAYMMLRKALEEPGKRARLAAVFGILGFMSVPLSFFSIRLWRSAHPLMFGGNTGGSGGGLEGTSLQLTLFVNFIAYFLLFLTLFSIKVQNEKMGEELDARRSAGSEA; encoded by the coding sequence ATGGCATCAAATTCCAGAAAAACCGGAGTGCTGGCAGTTGCAACTGCCGGTGTAATGCTTCTTGCGACATACATGATTTTTTTCTACCTGTCTCCGATTAAAGACGAAGCAGGCGAGGTCCTGAGCGGAAGTTTCAGGATCTTTTTCTTCCACATGCCAATAGCAATTATATCCTATCTGGCTTTTGCAGTCGTATTTGCCGCAAGTATCCTCTACCTCCGGGACAAAGCCCTCAAATGGGATATCTATGCCCGCTCGGCTGCAGAAGTCGGAACCCTTTTTGCATTCCTTGTGCTGATTACGGGTTCGATCTGGGCAAAGGATGCCTGGGGCTGGTACTGGATCTGGGACATCAGGCTGACCACCTCCCTTGTCCTCTTCCTTGTTTACCTCGCCTACATGATGCTCAGAAAAGCCCTCGAAGAGCCTGGGAAAAGAGCCCGGCTCGCGGCAGTCTTCGGGATCTTAGGTTTCATGTCCGTGCCTCTGAGTTTCTTTTCAATCCGGCTCTGGCGCTCGGCTCACCCCCTTATGTTCGGAGGAAACACCGGCGGAAGCGGAGGAGGACTTGAAGGGACATCACTGCAGTTGACCCTCTTTGTCAATTTCATAGCTTATTTCCTGCTCTTTTTGACCCTCTTTTCCATAAAAGTGCAGAATGAAAAGATGGGAGAGGAACTTGACGCACGCAGATCTGCCGGATCAGAAGCCTGA
- a CDS encoding heme exporter protein CcmB, with protein sequence MIRSFYIAAKDLKAEFRTKQMLNSMFIYSLLVLVVFSISFGDFLGDSSKVEKLAPGVLWIAFTFAGMLGLSRTFVMETENGCLEALMLCPVDRGAIYTGKILSNLAIVFLMEAVTLPFFIILFNYNLGKGTLLLLLLILFLGTFGFIAVGTLLSALTLGTRTRELLLPVILLPVLLPVLIPAVEATAGVLAGNSIGNLLPEIRLLAVYDLVFFVISHLVFEYVVSD encoded by the coding sequence ATGATCCGGAGCTTTTATATCGCTGCAAAAGACCTTAAAGCCGAGTTCCGGACAAAACAGATGCTTAACTCGATGTTCATTTACTCGCTTCTGGTGCTTGTGGTCTTCAGCATTTCTTTTGGGGATTTTCTCGGGGATAGCTCAAAGGTTGAAAAACTTGCCCCCGGAGTTCTCTGGATTGCTTTCACCTTTGCGGGAATGCTCGGGCTTTCCAGAACCTTTGTAATGGAAACTGAAAACGGTTGTCTTGAAGCCCTTATGCTCTGCCCTGTGGATCGGGGTGCGATTTATACCGGAAAAATCCTCTCCAACCTTGCGATTGTATTTCTTATGGAAGCCGTAACCCTGCCCTTCTTCATCATCCTGTTCAATTACAACCTTGGAAAAGGAACCCTGCTCCTGCTCCTGCTCATCCTCTTCCTCGGGACTTTCGGGTTTATTGCTGTCGGGACTTTGCTTTCAGCCCTTACCCTCGGAACCCGGACAAGAGAACTTCTCCTGCCGGTCATTCTCCTGCCGGTCCTCCTACCGGTCCTGATCCCTGCGGTGGAAGCAACTGCCGGAGTTCTTGCCGGGAACAGCATAGGAAATTTGCTGCCTGAGATCAGGTTGCTCGCGGTTTATGACCTTGTATTCTTTGTAATCTCACATCTGGTCTTTGAATATGTAGTTTCGGACTGA
- a CDS encoding ABC transporter ATP-binding protein, which translates to MENAVSIRELSKVFGKTPVLKALDLDLKKGEFAVIFGPNGAGKTTLLKLISTLLEPTGGSVFVSGFNVSEEPEKVRKEVGMLSHDSYLYGELTARENLHFFGKMYGIESQELEKRISQLLTDAGLLTKANERVSTFSRGMKQRLSIARALLHRPSLLLLDEPYTGLDPGASLVFENLLKSSEFQGSTKLMVSHNLERGFALCDRLLILDKGKFVYDESKEDFSCFEDFREKCGPMLT; encoded by the coding sequence ATGGAAAACGCGGTCTCCATAAGGGAACTATCAAAAGTTTTCGGGAAAACTCCTGTCCTGAAAGCCCTTGACCTTGACCTTAAAAAAGGTGAGTTTGCGGTTATTTTTGGCCCCAACGGGGCTGGAAAGACCACTCTTTTGAAGTTGATCTCAACCCTGCTCGAACCTACCGGAGGTTCTGTTTTCGTATCCGGCTTTAACGTAAGCGAGGAACCGGAAAAGGTCCGCAAAGAAGTAGGAATGCTTTCCCACGATTCCTATCTCTACGGAGAACTTACTGCAAGAGAAAACCTGCATTTTTTCGGAAAAATGTATGGAATCGAGAGTCAGGAACTCGAAAAGAGAATTTCACAGCTTTTAACTGATGCGGGGCTTCTAACAAAAGCGAACGAAAGGGTCAGCACCTTTTCAAGAGGCATGAAACAGCGGCTTTCCATTGCAAGGGCTCTGCTTCACAGGCCTTCCCTCCTTCTTCTGGACGAACCCTACACAGGGCTTGATCCCGGAGCCTCCCTTGTTTTTGAAAATCTCCTCAAAAGCTCTGAATTCCAGGGGAGCACAAAATTAATGGTTTCCCACAATCTTGAGCGGGGCTTTGCCCTCTGTGACAGACTCCTTATCCTCGATAAAGGAAAATTTGTATATGATGAGTCTAAGGAAGATTTCTCATGTTTTGAGGACTTCAGGGAAAAATGCGGTCCCATGCTCACATGA
- the msrA gene encoding peptide-methionine (S)-S-oxide reductase MsrA, with the protein MEGNEKAEQKNATSEESTDIFENPGEGLEKATFAAGCFWGIEEAFRQVKGVVATAVGYSGGHFEKPTYEQVCTLDTGHAEAVRVIFDPKVVSYKNLLDVFWKIHDPTTKNRQGPDVGKQYRSVIFYHNEEQKAAALASKEELEKAGVFKNPIVTEIVPVSEFYMAEDYHQQYFEKKGFLQNILRSFKK; encoded by the coding sequence ATGGAAGGAAATGAAAAAGCTGAACAGAAAAACGCAACATCCGAAGAGAGTACGGACATATTTGAAAACCCCGGAGAAGGCCTGGAAAAAGCGACCTTTGCTGCAGGCTGTTTCTGGGGAATTGAAGAGGCTTTCCGGCAGGTAAAAGGCGTGGTCGCAACTGCGGTTGGCTACAGCGGAGGACACTTTGAAAAGCCTACTTACGAGCAGGTCTGTACCCTTGACACAGGGCATGCAGAAGCCGTAAGGGTTATTTTTGACCCGAAAGTCGTTTCGTATAAGAATTTGCTTGATGTTTTCTGGAAGATCCATGACCCGACAACAAAGAACAGGCAGGGCCCAGATGTCGGAAAGCAGTACCGCTCCGTGATTTTTTACCACAACGAAGAGCAAAAAGCTGCTGCTCTCGCCTCAAAAGAAGAACTTGAGAAGGCAGGAGTTTTCAAAAATCCCATTGTGACCGAGATTGTGCCGGTTTCTGAGTTCTATATGGCAGAAGACTATCACCAGCAGTACTTTGAAAAAAAAGGATTTTTACAGAATATACTCAGGAGCTTTAAAAAGTAA
- a CDS encoding YbhB/YbcL family Raf kinase inhibitor-like protein, producing MNRKDGAVFLVFLLAGVLLISGCVKNERAETPADEQSETSNTGKGDENMDIQIIKVFSSAFESNGTIPRKYTCNGENINPPLEFTDIPEGTESLVLIMDDPDAPMNPFTHWIVWNIEPVAKIEEDSIPGIEGINNFREIGYGGPCPPSGTHRFFFRVYALDRQLELKAGAGRKELESEMIGHIIAEGELMGKYGET from the coding sequence ATGAACAGAAAAGACGGAGCAGTTTTCTTAGTGTTCCTGCTCGCAGGAGTGCTCCTGATTTCGGGATGTGTTAAAAATGAACGGGCTGAAACCCCTGCAGATGAACAGTCAGAAACTTCCAATACCGGCAAAGGGGATGAGAATATGGATATTCAGATTATAAAAGTTTTTAGCAGCGCGTTTGAATCAAACGGTACTATCCCCCGGAAATACACATGCAATGGGGAGAATATAAATCCACCTCTGGAATTCACTGATATTCCTGAAGGAACTGAAAGTCTGGTGCTGATTATGGACGACCCTGATGCTCCCATGAATCCGTTTACTCACTGGATCGTCTGGAATATCGAGCCGGTGGCGAAAATAGAGGAGGATAGTATCCCTGGAATAGAAGGAATAAATAACTTCAGAGAGATCGGCTATGGCGGCCCCTGCCCTCCCTCGGGCACGCACAGATTTTTCTTCAGGGTTTATGCGCTGGACAGGCAGCTTGAGCTCAAGGCGGGAGCAGGAAGAAAAGAGCTTGAAAGCGAAATGATAGGGCATATCATTGCCGAAGGAGAACTGATGGGGAAATACGGTGAAACCTGA
- a CDS encoding DUF362 domain-containing protein gives MVLVGFSRNKDTLESIRTAVELAGGLGIREGETVLIRPNANTADPAPGSTNPEVLRGAIREVKKYNPGKIIVAEKSMSSLDTEEVLKKLGLWQAAEAEGVDEILTFDHMKREHVEPGKAFSWPQGFDVPEFLKSIDYTIALPVIKTHWTATFTMGLKSQISITSDRDRRQLPHGQGMDTLFGHMIAESNLVYKPDFYISDATKCFVTNGPNVGTLREPGIALASTDVIANDVAGLALLKTLGTVPKIQIKSVWAQPQIRRAIELGLGVGSKAEITVKSSGIEEINEIIANLA, from the coding sequence ATGGTACTTGTTGGATTTTCGAGAAATAAGGATACCCTTGAATCCATCAGGACAGCTGTGGAACTTGCAGGTGGGCTTGGGATCAGGGAAGGGGAAACTGTATTGATTCGGCCGAACGCAAATACTGCAGACCCGGCCCCGGGTTCGACAAACCCGGAGGTTTTGAGGGGCGCTATCAGGGAAGTTAAAAAATACAATCCCGGAAAAATAATTGTAGCTGAGAAGTCGATGAGTTCGCTGGATACGGAAGAAGTGCTCAAAAAGTTGGGGCTCTGGCAGGCTGCGGAGGCTGAGGGAGTCGATGAAATCCTGACATTTGACCACATGAAACGCGAACATGTGGAGCCTGGGAAGGCTTTCTCGTGGCCGCAAGGGTTTGATGTGCCTGAGTTTCTGAAGTCGATAGATTATACGATTGCTCTTCCGGTAATCAAGACTCACTGGACTGCAACCTTTACTATGGGACTTAAATCCCAGATCAGCATAACCTCAGACAGGGACAGGAGACAGCTACCTCACGGGCAGGGGATGGATACACTCTTCGGACATATGATTGCCGAATCCAACCTCGTATATAAGCCTGATTTCTACATCTCGGATGCTACTAAGTGTTTTGTGACCAACGGCCCGAATGTAGGGACCCTGAGGGAACCTGGAATTGCCCTGGCGAGCACGGATGTGATTGCAAACGATGTTGCAGGCCTTGCCCTCCTGAAAACCCTGGGCACGGTTCCCAAGATCCAGATAAAATCGGTCTGGGCTCAGCCGCAGATCAGAAGGGCTATTGAACTGGGACTGGGTGTGGGCAGCAAAGCAGAGATCACGGTTAAAAGCTCCGGGATAGAAGAAATAAATGAGATTATTGCTAACCTTGCCTGA
- a CDS encoding IS481-like element ISMac4 family transposase, with amino-acid sequence MKLNGKKIRWIIAQKSKGESTSTIAEIQGISARRVQQIYKEYVETGQLPQVGINLGRPKNPLSSSDQELIDQTYSDYKFGACYLEILIEGKYNRKISHNRIHNYLLSMDLAKENRKKKQRRKWCRYEREHSMSAAHIDWHENPLLGLQVCAILDDSSRMIIAGGEYVHCNTENTIKVIDELVKEYWDIYPLRELIMDHGSEFGAHRINKDGSWDSDFKRCIEELGIKPILARVRHPQTNGKIEKWFDTYQRFRGEFESFEEFVQWYNKRPHGALKLEQLESPQEAFWNRLPVEAKFRIGVRLFGW; translated from the coding sequence GTGAAACTTAATGGAAAAAAGATACGTTGGATCATTGCTCAAAAATCGAAAGGTGAATCTACCTCGACGATAGCTGAGATCCAGGGGATCTCAGCCCGTCGAGTTCAGCAGATCTACAAAGAATACGTTGAAACTGGTCAGCTTCCTCAAGTTGGCATTAATCTTGGAAGACCAAAGAACCCCTTATCCTCCTCTGATCAGGAATTGATTGACCAAACTTACTCTGATTATAAGTTTGGAGCCTGTTACCTTGAGATTCTCATCGAAGGCAAATATAATCGTAAGATATCTCATAACAGAATCCATAACTACCTACTTAGCATGGACCTTGCCAAGGAAAACCGAAAAAAGAAACAGAGAAGAAAATGGTGTAGATACGAACGCGAACACAGCATGTCTGCTGCACACATCGATTGGCATGAGAATCCCCTGTTAGGACTGCAAGTCTGTGCCATTCTTGATGATTCATCAAGAATGATAATTGCAGGTGGAGAGTACGTTCATTGCAACACGGAGAACACCATTAAAGTGATTGATGAACTTGTCAAAGAGTACTGGGACATATACCCTTTAAGAGAGCTCATTATGGATCATGGAAGTGAATTCGGGGCTCACAGGATTAATAAGGATGGTTCATGGGATAGTGACTTTAAAAGATGCATTGAAGAACTTGGAATCAAACCAATACTTGCAAGGGTAAGACATCCTCAGACAAACGGAAAAATAGAGAAATGGTTCGATACATATCAAAGGTTTAGAGGAGAGTTTGAATCATTTGAAGAATTCGTACAGTGGTATAACAAGAGGCCACATGGAGCTTTGAAACTTGAACAGTTAGAATCGCCACAGGAAGCATTCTGGAATAGATTACCAGTTGAGGCAAAGTTCAGAATAGGAGTGAGATTGTTTGGGTGGTGA
- a CDS encoding potassium channel family protein, protein MFPKEFRYSPRNLIDLLTEMKDTSELMVDLAYSAMVYDDEDIAEEVLNLEDKMDTLDYHMKMAAMLSTRRVDEAEELLGVLKVAASSENISNAAGDIAKIVLMNMGIPMELKVALREAEETIVRATVAAESVMAGRTLGDLELDIETGMWVIAIRRSEDWIYDPDKETRIRQGDVLIARGHDEGVPLFFEMATTRKFIPREIEHDKGLKDLEHAVDIIVDMKNMSELSIGLAYSAILFDNEDIAYEVSALESEMDSMKYELQHWVLETAKHVEDVNTLRGILHLASASEAISDAAYGIADTVLRDIELHPIITLAVRNSEEVITRLQVEKCSPIVGKTFSELKLETETGLHVMAIKRAERWVYAPKGNTVVQAGDMLIARGSRIGEGALIEMCECKLRQ, encoded by the coding sequence ATGTTCCCTAAAGAATTCAGATACAGTCCAAGGAATCTTATAGACCTTTTGACTGAGATGAAGGATACTTCCGAACTCATGGTAGACCTGGCGTATTCTGCAATGGTCTATGATGATGAGGACATCGCAGAAGAGGTGCTTAATCTTGAAGATAAAATGGATACCCTCGACTATCATATGAAGATGGCTGCAATGTTAAGCACCCGCAGAGTTGATGAGGCTGAAGAACTCCTGGGAGTTCTGAAGGTTGCTGCCTCCTCGGAAAATATATCAAATGCAGCAGGCGACATTGCCAAGATCGTTCTTATGAATATGGGCATCCCTATGGAGCTGAAGGTAGCCCTCAGGGAAGCAGAAGAAACTATTGTCAGGGCAACCGTTGCTGCAGAATCCGTAATGGCCGGGCGTACCCTTGGGGACCTCGAGCTTGATATCGAGACCGGGATGTGGGTAATTGCAATCCGCAGAAGTGAAGACTGGATTTATGACCCTGACAAGGAAACCCGAATCCGCCAGGGGGATGTGCTGATCGCCAGAGGGCACGACGAAGGAGTTCCACTCTTCTTTGAAATGGCAACGACAAGGAAGTTTATCCCGAGGGAAATCGAGCATGATAAGGGCTTAAAGGACCTTGAACATGCGGTGGACATAATCGTGGACATGAAAAACATGTCCGAGCTCTCGATAGGGCTTGCGTACTCTGCTATCCTTTTCGATAATGAAGATATCGCATATGAGGTCAGTGCCCTTGAGTCCGAAATGGATTCCATGAAGTACGAACTCCAGCACTGGGTACTTGAAACTGCAAAACACGTTGAAGACGTAAACACCCTCAGGGGAATCCTGCACCTTGCCAGCGCCTCGGAAGCAATTTCAGACGCCGCCTACGGGATTGCAGATACCGTCCTCAGGGACATCGAACTCCATCCGATCATTACCCTTGCCGTGCGGAACTCCGAGGAAGTTATCACAAGGCTCCAGGTCGAGAAATGCTCTCCAATCGTTGGCAAGACCTTCTCGGAACTGAAACTTGAAACCGAAACCGGACTGCATGTAATGGCGATCAAAAGAGCTGAACGCTGGGTTTATGCCCCCAAAGGCAACACCGTTGTCCAGGCAGGAGACATGCTTATTGCCCGCGGTTCAAGAATAGGAGAAGGGGCACTCATAGAGATGTGCGAATGCAAGTTACGCCAGTAA
- a CDS encoding magnesium transporter codes for MRKASKQTSYYTVQGIVKRGLPVLSITCVIGIIVGQVLNTRENSLLSMPAILILIPALIKIGGDTGSMLGARLSSAFHMGLGDRIYRNPVVHNSVIAASIVGFVSSISVSVLVFLASHFMGIGMPFLTLLEISLIAVVIELLVVYSATVAIAFASHRFGIDPDDTVIPLIASLGDLVGVMGIFMALHLLEII; via the coding sequence TTGAGAAAAGCCAGTAAGCAGACCAGCTATTACACCGTACAGGGAATTGTCAAGCGCGGGCTTCCCGTGCTTTCGATTACCTGCGTAATAGGCATCATTGTAGGGCAGGTCCTTAACACCAGAGAAAATAGCCTGCTTTCCATGCCTGCAATCCTTATTCTTATCCCGGCCCTGATCAAGATCGGAGGGGACACTGGCAGCATGCTCGGGGCCAGACTCTCCTCAGCTTTCCATATGGGGCTTGGAGACCGGATTTACAGGAACCCTGTCGTACACAACAGCGTTATTGCTGCCTCAATAGTGGGCTTTGTTTCTTCGATTTCTGTAAGTGTGCTGGTCTTCCTTGCAAGCCATTTTATGGGCATTGGCATGCCTTTCCTCACCCTACTGGAAATCAGCCTTATTGCAGTTGTTATAGAACTTTTAGTTGTATACTCTGCAACGGTTGCCATTGCTTTTGCATCTCACCGCTTCGGGATAGATCCTGACGATACGGTTATACCTTTAATAGCAAGTCTTGGAGACCTTGTTGGGGTTATGGGAATCTTCATGGCCCTGCATTTGCTGGAGATTATATAA
- a CDS encoding magnesium transporter, protein MPPESHREEDIFESQFIDRYLSEYASVSSIVREALPFELLATVGGVIAGIIFSGMTSELEMIPGLIVIYPGVLGLRGNISSTLGSRLGSAIHMGLITDIDRNNPELTNNISGSLLLGFIMAILLGFLGHFVTLALGFESAGAFKLILICVISALTSGVILSFVAVLLAIGMFRFGFDPDNVVTPSIATIGDIVSMFMLFLSAKLVVML, encoded by the coding sequence ATGCCCCCAGAGTCGCACAGGGAAGAAGACATCTTCGAATCCCAGTTTATAGACAGATACCTCAGCGAATACGCGAGTGTTTCGTCAATCGTACGTGAGGCACTACCTTTCGAACTTCTGGCGACTGTTGGAGGGGTCATTGCAGGGATCATTTTTTCAGGAATGACCAGCGAACTTGAGATGATTCCCGGCCTGATTGTTATTTATCCGGGCGTGCTCGGACTGCGCGGAAACATTTCCTCGACCCTTGGCTCAAGGCTCGGCAGTGCAATCCACATGGGGCTTATCACTGACATCGACAGGAACAACCCTGAGCTGACAAATAATATTTCAGGGTCCCTACTCCTGGGTTTTATTATGGCGATCTTGCTAGGGTTTTTGGGGCATTTTGTCACCCTTGCCCTGGGTTTTGAAAGTGCGGGGGCCTTTAAACTTATCCTCATTTGTGTGATTTCCGCCCTTACTTCCGGAGTAATCCTCTCTTTTGTTGCGGTCCTGCTTGCCATAGGCATGTTCAGGTTCGGCTTTGACCCCGATAATGTTGTTACGCCTTCGATTGCAACTATCGGGGATATAGTTTCCATGTTCATGCTTTTCCTCTCGGCAAAACTGGTGGTGATGCTTTGA